One Desulfovibrio inopinatus DSM 10711 genomic window, GCAAGATTTTCCGCTGCTTGACTGGCCTTTATCTTATAGTCAGCCAAGGCCTCTCCGGCGTCGTTGTAAATGGACTTTAGCCAAGTAAACCGTCTGTCGGCTTCGTCCCATGACGAGACATCGAGCGATCGACTCGACAAGGATTGGAGATGCAGCGGCCACAGTGTCGCCATAATACGCTGTACCCGATTTTGCGCTTTATCACGATAGCTCGTCAGTGTGCCATATTCTTTCGCAAGTTCAGCTTCTTTTGCGGAAATGGACGCGAGACGTTTCTCTCGGTTGTCGACGTCATCGGCTAATTGCTTCATGCGATCTTCCAAATCGGCGAGCTCTTTATGAAGTTCACGCTCCTTCTGCGTTAATGCTTTGATGGAAGCTTTTGTCTTATCTGCCTGACGTTTTTTTTGGACAAGCTTTTTTTCTGCCGATGACGTTTGACAGTATACAGGCCAAGCCGTCACTGACATGAATAAAATTAAAGCCAGACTCAGCAGAGCAATGTGGCGCATAGAGCAGAGAGGTCCGGAATTGCAAGATTCAGTTTTCGTCATCAAGTTCAATGCAGTCGTTCGGACAATGTGTCGCTGCTTCCCAAACGCGGTCTCGTGGTCCACTTTGCGCAAGACATACACATTCACCATGTTCATCGAGCGTAAATAAATCCGGCGCAATTTCACAGCATGCTCCACAGCTATGGCAGCAGACCGAATTAAAACTGAATTCACATTCCTGTTCAGCAGGCGCTTTGTCCTCGGGCATCGTCAATTCCTCATGCTGTATGGTTTTCAGAAAGTTTGTTTGGGATACGAGCAAAAAATGTTGTGCCTGTTTCTGGTTCGGAAGTGAACCAGGCAGTTCCCCCAAGATAGCTTTCCGTAAAGAGCTTAATGGCATACGTGCCAAGTCCTCTTCCCGAACCTTTTGTTGTAAACGAGCGCTTAAAAACCTGCAGTTGAACATCCTCGGACATTACATTGGGGTTGTTAACGAAAAAAATAGCATGCTGGGGCTCCGTACGACATCCGACAACTATACTGTCACCAAGGGATGAAGCTTCAAGAGCGTTTTTAACCATGTTGCCCATGATGCGCCGGAGAAGAGGTTCGTCGGATTCGATAATGCATGCAGTACATGCATTGTCGCAGATAATATGCTTGCCTTCGGCGACGGGATGACGCTCATATGTCTTCTTTGCATAGTCGAGTAACGTCGACGGTGAAATTGACGAGAATTGGAGACTCAGATCGCTGTCTTCTGCAGCGATGAGTTCTTTCTGGGCATTGATTTCTTCAACGAGATCGTTCAAGGCTTCATGGATGACTAACAGATCGGGATGAATCTGGGGGGGAGCGACATCAACGAGGTATTCTGTCAAGCCGCAAACACCTCCCGCAGTATTGAGAACATCATGAAAAAATGTTCGTTCAAGAACACGGCGGCGTTTTTCGGAACTAATATCGGTTAAGGCAACAACGAGAATTGATGTCTCCCCAATGCATATTGGAGTTGTCGAAACAAGGAAATCCAGTGCTTCGTAGATATTTCCATTTTTACGAAGAATACGGCATTCTTCTTTAGAACAGGCTCCCGTGAGAGCCTTTTTTATGGTATGGAATGCACCGCATTTGTCGCAAAAGCGAGTCGCCCCACATCCGTCAGGATGAAGCGTGGAGTGAATGCAGCCCAACATTTCTCCAATCCGCCTTTCGGCGATATCCTCGCAAGTGGTTTGAAACATGGACATGGCATTTTTATTTGCAAACAAAATTCGGCGGTCCGTGTCTAAAATAATAACCAAATCATTGACGGCGTTGATAAGTTGCAGGCAGAATTCACCCTTCAATTTTTGGATGAACTCAGGCATCTGATCGTTTTGCATAATGGACATGTCGTGTTGTCCATGAGACGGTGGTGTCATAAGAAAGTCCGATGTGACTGTAAGCAGTGGTTGAGTAGGAGTACCTTCATGCAAAACGAAGGCATGGCACAGTCCGTCGATGCATTGCCCATAGGGTTATCCGGCCTGGAGCTCAAAAATGATGTGTCCTAAGTGTGGCGAAGTGAATAATGACGATGTTTATATGTGCGTGCGTTGCGGACACAAATTGCAATCCATGCAAGGAGAGCGTTCAAAGCCCCGCCAACAAAATGATTCCAATGGTGGAGGCAAGAAAAAAGGGCTTGTCCCCGAATTGACGATGCAAGGCGCCAAGTTGGGTATCTATATTGAAGCCTGGGTATATGCGATTGCATTGCTTGCAGCTGGAGTCTTCCTTATTGTAAAGGGCTTAGCATGGCCGCTATATATTCTTGTTCCACTTATTGGATTAACGATTGCATTACGGCGAATCTGACTTTGTCTGTTGGCTAAGAGCCGGGTAACATGTCAAGATCGGGAGGCGGGGGCGGAGCCGGCACTGCGCCACAGCATTTTGCCTCACTGATGACAGAGCACTGAGGCTTGTCCACTGTCGCGATAACACATCCCGACGGATAGTCGATCACGAGGCGAGCCGCCGATCGCTTTCCTTGCCAAGCTCGGCTGGAAATAACCACATTGTTTCCGTAACGCTGACAATAAAATTCGGTGTACTCTGCGCCATAATACGCGTTGTAAATATAGATTCCGTCACGAATCCCCATGTAGTTGAATTCTGACTTCGGCTTGCAGGTGATCATCGCGAGGGCTTCACGCAATGCACAACTTATAAGCAGTTCTTCGTTGAAGGCAAAAGCCGGTTTCGATACAAATACAAGGGCAAGCGTTCCAGCGAGGAGGACATATTTCATGGCGCCGGGCAACCGGGACGAGATATATCGCAAGATGGCAAGGAACGGACGATACGTAGCAGGAAAGTGGCAAAGGGTCATGAGTGTATCCCGTGGTCCCAAAAGTTGAAGTGACTTCCTAAAAATAGGTGGTTGCTCGGTCCCGGTCAAGAGCCGAAAAGAGAATGAATATTTTTTGAGAACACAGCCGGTGGATCAGGGAGCGTCTGGCGAACCGAGCTGCAAAAAGGAGACTGTACGTGGAAATGAGTAAGCTCATTGTTTTTGACCTCGATGGAACGTTGGCGAAAAGCAAGGCTCCGCTTGAGCGAGATATGGCTGATGCAATCGTGCGACTCTTGCAAAAGAAAAGCGTTGCTGTTGTGTCGGGATGCCGATTTTCACAGTTTGCAACCCAATTTCTCGCTAACCTTCCACAACATGCTGACATTTCGCGATTATTCTTGTTTCCTACATGCGGTGCGGCGTTTTATCGTTTTGAGAACAATGCGTGGAAGAATGTGTATTCGGAAGATCTGTCCGAATCAGAAAAAAAGCGCATCATTACAGCTCTTGAAGACGCATTGGACCGATTTGGACATAATCCATCCCAATTGTGGGGAGAGATGATTGAGGATCGAGGAAGCCAAATTACGTTTTCCGCTTTAGGACAGGCAGCCCCCCTGGAGGAAAAAGCCGTCTGGGATCCGGATCAACAGAAGCGCGCAGTCATTCGGGAAATGCTTTTGGAATCGATAGATGATTTTGATATAAACTATGGTGGGACTACATCCATTGATATTACACGCAAAGGAATCGATAAGGCGTATGGATTGAACAAGATGGTTGAAGTTCTCGGTTTTTCGATTCCGGAAATGATATTTGTAGGTGATCGACTTGAGCCGGGCGGAAATGATTATGCAGCAAGGCGTACTGGCGTACGCTGTATCGCGGTCACAGGGCCGGAGCATACTTTAGATGTTATTAATGCGATTCTTCAGGGAAAAGAGGGTAATCTCGTCCTTGCGAATGACGGGGCAAAGTCACTGGCCTGAAATTGCATGGAACGGTTGTTAATCACCTTAACCTTGTGAATGCGTTTGGTATTTTAAAGATGGTGGAAACAATGCGGAAGGGGCAATGTCCCCTCCTGCTAAATATCGCAAGAGTGTGATGCCAAGATTTTTATATAGGTAATGCGAGTGAAATTCTTCACATTATCGGATGAATATCGTGGCGTATAGAATACTACGACACTCTGGAGAATACCAGGGCATTTCGGTGTGGTATTCGCTTAAAAAAGAAGCACCACGGGGAGCTTTTCCCCGACAAACACGGCACCCTGTTGGACGAATCCAAATTGTCTTTAGACGGTTCCCATGAAGGATGCTATGATTGTTTATGAATTCCGCAGAAAATCTTCAATATCATTCTCATCCCAAAAAATACTATTTTTGGGTTTTGGACGTTTTTCCGCATTCGGATCCATGTCCAGAAAACTCACAAATGCGAAGTAAATTGTGGACAGCACAATGGGGATTATTAAGCAAAAAATAAATAATAATAATGAAAATTTCATGATTAAATTATGAGTAAAATAGGGGGCAGTGTCAATGCAAAACAGGACCACGGGAAAAATAAATTATAGCTCATAAAGTATACTTTTCGGTGAGCAAGCAACAAACCTGTAAATGCTGACAGAATTAGTTCGAGAAAGGGTAAAGAAAATTTGAGCGCAAACTATATATTTTCTACGAGAATTGCCCTTCCATGCCTCCTGGTCGTTTTTCAGGATCGTGCTCACAGCTCTGGAGTAGGGTCGTATTCCCTTTGTTCAAGGGAGACGTACTTTGTCGGTTTTCATTTTGGATTGATCACTCGACAAGGTACGCCTCCCCGGCTACTTCTTCAAATACCGCTGTTGGGAAGAAGTCATCACTTGGGTATAGCCTTTGGGGCTTCTACGTTGATACCAGATAGCCTCCTGAGGACCAGTTTTTAACCTCCAATTTAGGGATTAAGAACCCCTTACCCAGGTTCAATTGCATTATTTCAATCGGTTTTTCAGATTGAGGAATAGCTCATTTTGCGGCTCGATACTTAAGGCTTTGTCGATATCCCGCGTAGCGGCTTCCATATCCTTTTTGCCAAAAAATGTACGGGCTCTATGATAATAGAGGACAGCCACTTCTGGATTCATGGCGATTCCCTTGTCGAGAAAGGCTTTCGCTGTGTCTAATTTTTGCAATCTAATAAGTAACTTGCATACTTCAAAGAAAAATCCTGTTTCACCGATTGCTATCCAGTCGTCATTCGTCAATTGGGAATGTGCGGCGTATACGGAAGAAATGGTGTCGGGAATTGTAAGATCGGAGTAGGAACCAAAAGGTAAAGAACTTTTGTTCCCTTGATCCTCCAACATCCATTTAAACTCTGTGTTGTTGAGTTCCATCTCTACTTCGTCATAATTGATAATGATATCCTTGAGTGGATACGGCTGGGATTTCGTCATTTTGGGGGTTATATGTGTTGATTTATGAAAAAGGAAGTTGGTAATGGCTTCGGAGAGATCTTTAGAAAATCCACCATCTTGAAAAAGACTCTCATAGGGAACATGGATAGTGTTTTCTTTGTTTTCAAAAAAACCGTGAAAGAAATACTCTTCAAGTTGCTTTTGTTTAATGAAATTATGCAAACCTGAAATAGGTACGGTTATGTCAATTTTTTTAGGGACTTGACCAGCCTCGTGATGCCATTCTTTCCGAGCTCGACCTACAAGTCGCGACACTAAAATGTTGAACTTATTCGACCGCGTCAGATGAATCGTTTTGTGGTCTTCCGAGAAAAGCTGGATAAAATCTTCAGGAATGGGGCCAATGAAATGATTATAATAAAATAGATACTGTGACAATTGGCTGTATTTTATGTCGAAATATATTTTTTTATCTGCAGGTATAGCATTGAGTTCTCTGAAAATGAGATCAAAAGGCTTGCCTTGCTTTAGATTTTCAATAAATTCTGCTGTATTAAATAATTTATCTATTATACTTTCCGGCCTGAGAAATACTTCGCAATAATCTGTGATATCAGAGTTTTCAAGGAACGACGTTCTGAAAACTGTTGTTCCACACCGCTGAGTACTGATTGCGAGAATTGTATTGCTCATAATTATGACGTCTCCAATAACGTCAGGCCGTAATGTGGTTTTTTAGGCGTTCAACCTGTTCCAGACGACTACATTGAGTGATGTCTCGATATTGTTCAAAAGTCGTAGTTCTCGATGTGAGATAGAAAAGAAATTGTCTTTTTGACCCTTGAACAATTATCATATTTAAGACCTACCCACTTACATAACTTTGCTTAAGGATGTTCGCTCTAATAGGAGGTCTTATAGGGTAGCGTTTGATGCTTTCGGCTGTCAAGGATGAAATACATTTGTGATGCGCCATGAAAAACGGACCATATTTGTAAGTAAGGTGTATAGCAAATGTCATGAGCTATTTGTTCAAAGAAGGTATCCTTGTCTAACGGTGAAATTCAATCGTAGCAAAGAATAGGATCTGCTCTTACAGAAAAAAATGATGTAAGAATGGCATGTCCTCTCTCTGTATTTCTGATTTATCATTCACTGATTGCGTGTATGCATTGAGATGAGTCTGCAGTATTTAGCTACTAGGTTGAATTACAATTTCATGCCATCCACGTAAAAAGGGGAACAGTAAAGTGATTCTTTGTGAATCAAGAGGCTGCGTAGACAGGAGTTCTTTGACCTCAGGGGGCGTTTTACCCGAATCATCGTTAATATCGAGTTGAAGCTGGAATTCGCATTTGGAGAGGGTTGGGCTTATTTGATAATGTTTCATAATATCTTGTCGGGGAGTTGATATCGTTGACGACGCAACGAGGCGTGAGTTCACAAAGAGAAGTGCAACTTCAGGAACTCCGTGTTTTCCAAATATCCATCCTTTGATGTAAAGACTTGAATCGTCTATTTCGACTGTATCGATATGCTGTTTTATCCCGACGAGAGGGTGGTGCTGTTTTGGAAGTTGTTTGAATGTATAGATCGATTGCAAGTAATTGTATCGAATCATGGGGGTGAAATCAGAAATTTGTTTAGGAGTCCTTTGCCATATGATGTTGAGAGGAGTATGTGGGAAAGATGCATTGTACAGTGGTGCGGACTGCCACAGACTGTCATCAAAAATATAAGCAACTGAAATAGCTTTCTTCTCCCAAGTCCAGTCAATATTTTCTTGGAAAGGTTTGTATATCGACAAGAAGTGAATAAGAAGTTCTTTGGAGAGTTGAATATTAAAACCAACAGCATCAGAGTCTAAATCGTGGATGCGTTGAACATCAGGTCGTTGAACCTCGGGAGTGGTTACGAACGCAATCATATCATCGATGAGAAGAACAATAAATCGTGGGAACGTTTTGGTTTCTCTTTCAATTCCCCACCCTACGACATGAATAACGTCTTTGGTTACAATAATATTATCAATAAAATGTCGGGGAGGATTCGCAGTAGGGAGAGCAAGTTCTTTGATATGCGTCAGAGGATAGGCAGAAATATCTGAAAATAGAGCCAATTGATCCATATAGGATGCATAGAGAGGAGACGACGGCTCTATGAGTGCCCTGTGGTACCGAGGAGATGTTGCAAGATCAATGTGTCTTGCGTCTTTTTTCAAATACTCAAGCAAAGAAGAAAATGCAGCTTCAAAATTTCTGCTCTTAGGTATTTGCGACAAATTATTACGTATGTCGTCTTTATCTGTATCTGAAAGCTTTTCAAGCTGTTCAAAAACAGGAAAAAAGTCAGCATGTGAGTCAATGATTATTGCATTCTTGCCGTGTTCAAATACAGAGTCAAGGCCTCCCTTCTTCGTAAAGATCGGGATAGCGCCGCAAAATGCACCTTCAAGACAGACTAACCCAAGACCTTCAAAGATGGAAAAGTCTGCCACAAACTCAACTTGGTTAAACAAGTATAGCAGATCACTTGGTGTACAATACCCCAATTGAGGGACGTCGATATCCAGCTCACCACTTCCACTTCCGAATAAAATAACTTCAAATCCTCGCTTCAAAGCAATGAAACAGAACGTCATTGCGAGTGAAGGCCCCTTCATGGGGGCTTTTGCTATGTTAATAGCAATAGTTTTTGCTCTTCTTGTGAGAGATGGTATTTTATAAAAATCATGACGGCTTGGTCCGAGATCAAGCGTTGCATCGACTGGGATTCCCAAGGCGTCGTAATACTTTTTTAAATACGGAGATACGCAAACTACATTGTCAATAGTCGGGATATAATTGAGGAAATCTGTTGAATTTGATGCTTCTCCAAAATAGCTCTCTGGTCCTTGAGCAAACATTGTCAACTTACAGCCGTAGTGATCTGCAATGGTGCTTGCAAGGGCAACGCTACCGCATGAAGTGGCCCACACGTGATCTACTGAATCAATTCGACGATATAATTCGGATACGTGCTCAAAAGGCATAAAGCCTTTTTCATTAAAAAATCTGGCGTCAACTTGGTGATTGCTGAGTATATTTCCAGTAAAACCGTAATCGATAAGCTTATCAAGAAGGTTAAAAATAACCGTCCCTCCCCCAGACGCATACGTATTCGGTCCGATAGGAACAACAACTAATAAATTGAGATGTCGTCGCGCTTCCCATTTGAAGATACGACTTTGTCTATCTCGAACACCATCCAATGCTTCGACAACGTTGATGGGCTTCAAAATATCGAGGTCAACCCCTCGCCATTTGTCTAGAAAAATAGATCTGTTTTTTTCAGATAGTTCTATAGCAGCTTCAGCATTCGCAGAAGAAAAACTTATAAAACCTGCATGCTTGATGAAGAGGTTGTCGATGAGTACGGATTTGAGTCCAAGCTCTACCGCACGAAAATGCAGATCAGTATCTTCCCAATATCCTTTGCCGAAGGCTTCGACGTCAAATAAAAATGGTTTAAATAATTGTTCATGCGTCGTTCGGACTGCTAAAAAAAAGCCGCTTATCTTTGATAGCTGAGGATATTGTGGACTCCGTCTGGACAAAAGTTCGTCTACTTCTAACCAATCGGCACCTTTGGAATAAAATACGGACTGAGCATCGGCTTTGTTGGAAAAAGGACTCGCCAAGGCAACATCGTCATCGTGAAAAATCGCCTCTAAACGTTCAACCCACCCAGGAGGAACGACTGTGTCGGTGTTCGCAAATACGACGATATCACA contains:
- a CDS encoding ferredoxin; this encodes MPEDKAPAEQECEFSFNSVCCHSCGACCEIAPDLFTLDEHGECVCLAQSGPRDRVWEAATHCPNDCIELDDEN
- a CDS encoding PAS domain-containing sensor histidine kinase produces the protein MTPPSHGQHDMSIMQNDQMPEFIQKLKGEFCLQLINAVNDLVIILDTDRRILFANKNAMSMFQTTCEDIAERRIGEMLGCIHSTLHPDGCGATRFCDKCGAFHTIKKALTGACSKEECRILRKNGNIYEALDFLVSTTPICIGETSILVVALTDISSEKRRRVLERTFFHDVLNTAGGVCGLTEYLVDVAPPQIHPDLLVIHEALNDLVEEINAQKELIAAEDSDLSLQFSSISPSTLLDYAKKTYERHPVAEGKHIICDNACTACIIESDEPLLRRIMGNMVKNALEASSLGDSIVVGCRTEPQHAIFFVNNPNVMSEDVQLQVFKRSFTTKGSGRGLGTYAIKLFTESYLGGTAWFTSEPETGTTFFARIPNKLSENHTA
- a CDS encoding zinc ribbon domain-containing protein, producing the protein MMCPKCGEVNNDDVYMCVRCGHKLQSMQGERSKPRQQNDSNGGGKKKGLVPELTMQGAKLGIYIEAWVYAIALLAAGVFLIVKGLAWPLYILVPLIGLTIALRRI
- a CDS encoding HAD-IIB family hydrolase is translated as MSKLIVFDLDGTLAKSKAPLERDMADAIVRLLQKKSVAVVSGCRFSQFATQFLANLPQHADISRLFLFPTCGAAFYRFENNAWKNVYSEDLSESEKKRIITALEDALDRFGHNPSQLWGEMIEDRGSQITFSALGQAAPLEEKAVWDPDQQKRAVIREMLLESIDDFDINYGGTTSIDITRKGIDKAYGLNKMVEVLGFSIPEMIFVGDRLEPGGNDYAARRTGVRCIAVTGPEHTLDVINAILQGKEGNLVLANDGAKSLA
- a CDS encoding glycosyltransferase, which codes for MKVSIIIPVYGNIGGTCHLLDSIKRNTSFEYISDIFVSEDCSCESEYEILEEYISRLGAPFISHRNSTNLGFGGNCNQAFEKVRSNCDIVVFANTDTVVPPGWVERLEAIFHDDDVALASPFSNKADAQSVFYSKGADWLEVDELLSRRSPQYPQLSKISGFFLAVRTTHEQLFKPFLFDVEAFGKGYWEDTDLHFRAVELGLKSVLIDNLFIKHAGFISFSSANAEAAIELSEKNRSIFLDKWRGVDLDILKPINVVEALDGVRDRQSRIFKWEARRHLNLLVVVPIGPNTYASGGGTVIFNLLDKLIDYGFTGNILSNHQVDARFFNEKGFMPFEHVSELYRRIDSVDHVWATSCGSVALASTIADHYGCKLTMFAQGPESYFGEASNSTDFLNYIPTIDNVVCVSPYLKKYYDALGIPVDATLDLGPSRHDFYKIPSLTRRAKTIAINIAKAPMKGPSLAMTFCFIALKRGFEVILFGSGSGELDIDVPQLGYCTPSDLLYLFNQVEFVADFSIFEGLGLVCLEGAFCGAIPIFTKKGGLDSVFEHGKNAIIIDSHADFFPVFEQLEKLSDTDKDDIRNNLSQIPKSRNFEAAFSSLLEYLKKDARHIDLATSPRYHRALIEPSSPLYASYMDQLALFSDISAYPLTHIKELALPTANPPRHFIDNIIVTKDVIHVVGWGIERETKTFPRFIVLLIDDMIAFVTTPEVQRPDVQRIHDLDSDAVGFNIQLSKELLIHFLSIYKPFQENIDWTWEKKAISVAYIFDDSLWQSAPLYNASFPHTPLNIIWQRTPKQISDFTPMIRYNYLQSIYTFKQLPKQHHPLVGIKQHIDTVEIDDSSLYIKGWIFGKHGVPEVALLFVNSRLVASSTISTPRQDIMKHYQISPTLSKCEFQLQLDINDDSGKTPPEVKELLSTQPLDSQRITLLFPFLRGWHEIVIQPSS